AATGATGATAGGCAAGTCGATAACCAGTAGACCGTAGATTAACCAAAGGGCGACCCCGTTGACAAAGATGGAATACATGGCGAGTGATATCGATTGCGTATCACGGGTTTTAAGAATGTGCAGCACTTGTGGGACAAAAGAACACGTTGTGCACAGCGCTGCAATGTAGCCGAGTGTGGTAATACTCAACATGGATGTTGCTCCGTAAAGTGACCAAAGAATTGGTCGTTTGGGGTTAGAACCACTAACACTGTCA
This window of the Vibrio maritimus genome carries:
- a CDS encoding SemiSWEET transporter; translated protein: MLSITTLGYIAALCTTCSFVPQVLHILKTRDTQSISLAMYSIFVNGVALWLIYGLLVIDLPIIIANAITLILASIILILKVKDVTTSKHNSLPNPALDKA